A DNA window from Pseudomonas wuhanensis contains the following coding sequences:
- a CDS encoding response regulator transcription factor: MKLLVVEDEALLRHHLQTRLTDSGHVVESVANAEEALYQAEQFNHDLAVIDLGLPGMGGLDLIRQLRSQGKTFPILILTARGNWQDKVEGLAAGADDYVVKPFQFEELDARLNALLRRSSGFTQSTIVAGPLLLDLNRKQASLDEQPLALTAYEYRILEYLMRHHQQVVAKDRLMEQLYPDDDERDPNVIEVLVGRLRRKLEGPSGFKPIDTVRGLGYLFNERCT, encoded by the coding sequence ATGAAATTGCTGGTCGTCGAAGATGAAGCGCTGTTGCGCCATCACCTGCAAACCCGCCTGACGGATAGCGGTCATGTGGTCGAGTCCGTGGCCAATGCCGAGGAGGCGTTGTACCAGGCCGAGCAGTTCAACCATGACCTGGCGGTGATCGACCTTGGTCTGCCAGGCATGGGCGGGCTCGACCTGATTCGTCAGCTGCGTTCCCAGGGCAAAACCTTTCCGATCCTGATCCTCACCGCGCGCGGCAACTGGCAGGACAAGGTCGAAGGCCTCGCCGCCGGCGCTGACGATTACGTGGTCAAGCCGTTCCAGTTCGAAGAACTCGACGCCCGGCTCAATGCCTTGCTGCGACGCTCCAGCGGTTTCACCCAGTCGACCATCGTCGCCGGCCCCTTGTTGCTGGACCTCAATCGCAAACAGGCGTCCCTCGATGAACAACCGCTGGCGTTGACCGCCTACGAATACCGGATCCTCGAGTACCTGATGCGGCATCACCAGCAAGTGGTGGCCAAGGACCGCTTGATGGAGCAGCTCTACCCGGATGACGACGAGCGCGATCCGAATGTGATCGAAGTGCTGGTCGGCCGCTTGCGCCGCAAACTCGAAGGTCCATCCGGCTTCAAACCGATCGATACCGTGCGTGGCCTCGGCTACCTGTTTAACGAGCGTTGCACTTGA
- a CDS encoding ATP-binding protein, giving the protein MIRSLRVRLMLAATLLAVLFMLALLPAMQGAFSLALQDSIEQRLASDVTTLISAARVDNNRLQMPTQLPDERFNLTDSRLLGYIYDREGHLVWRSKATQEEKINYKPRYDGRGNEFARISEANGEEFFVYDVEVKLLGGKSAAFSIVALQPVREYEITLEGLRENLYLGFGAALLVLLALLWIGLTWGLQALRRLSQELDQIESGTRESLSEQHPRELLRLTGSLNRLLHSEREQRSRYRDSLDDLAHSLKTPLTVLQGVSEDMAQKPQEREQAWVLQTQIERMSQQIGYQLQRASLRKSGLVRHQVRLRPVLQSLCDTLDKVYRDKRVRVAFDLPEQCYVPIEQGALLEMMGNLLENAYRLCLSEVRISVRETLSGTELCVEDDGPGVPPDQRARILQRGERLDRQHPGQGIGLAVVKDIIESYSAKLTLGDSPMGGAAFRIHFSVV; this is encoded by the coding sequence TTGATTCGTTCCCTTCGTGTCCGATTGATGCTCGCCGCCACGCTCCTGGCGGTGTTGTTCATGCTGGCGTTGCTGCCGGCGATGCAGGGCGCGTTCAGCCTGGCGTTGCAGGATTCCATCGAGCAGCGCCTGGCGTCGGACGTCACCACGCTGATCTCCGCTGCCCGGGTGGATAACAACCGCTTGCAGATGCCGACGCAGCTGCCCGATGAGCGCTTCAACCTCACCGACAGCCGTTTGCTCGGCTATATCTATGACCGCGAAGGTCATCTGGTCTGGCGCTCGAAGGCCACCCAGGAAGAAAAAATCAACTACAAGCCGCGTTACGACGGGCGCGGTAACGAGTTCGCGAGGATCAGCGAAGCCAACGGGGAAGAGTTCTTCGTCTATGACGTCGAGGTCAAACTGCTGGGCGGCAAAAGTGCAGCGTTCAGCATCGTCGCGCTGCAACCGGTGCGCGAATACGAAATCACCCTCGAAGGCCTGCGGGAAAATCTCTATCTGGGTTTTGGCGCAGCCTTGCTGGTGTTGCTCGCCTTGCTGTGGATCGGCCTGACCTGGGGTTTGCAGGCATTGCGTCGGCTGAGCCAGGAGCTCGACCAGATCGAAAGCGGCACCCGGGAAAGCCTCAGCGAACAACACCCGCGTGAATTGCTGCGCCTGACCGGCTCCCTCAACCGCTTGTTGCACAGCGAACGTGAGCAGCGCAGCCGTTATCGTGACTCCCTCGACGACCTGGCCCACAGCCTGAAAACCCCGCTGACGGTGTTACAAGGGGTCAGCGAAGACATGGCGCAAAAGCCGCAAGAGCGCGAGCAGGCCTGGGTGCTGCAAACCCAGATCGAACGCATGAGCCAGCAGATCGGCTATCAGTTACAACGCGCCAGCCTGCGCAAAAGTGGTCTGGTGCGCCATCAGGTGCGCCTGCGCCCGGTGTTGCAAAGCCTCTGCGACACCCTGGACAAGGTCTACCGCGACAAACGCGTGCGGGTCGCCTTCGACCTGCCGGAGCAGTGCTACGTGCCGATCGAGCAAGGCGCCTTGCTGGAAATGATGGGCAACCTGCTGGAAAACGCCTATCGCCTGTGCCTGAGCGAAGTGCGTATCAGCGTGCGCGAAACCCTCAGCGGGACTGAGCTCTGCGTCGAAGATGACGGGCCGGGCGTGCCACCGGATCAGCGTGCGCGGATTCTGCAGCGGGGCGAGCGGCTGGATCGCCAGCATCCGGGGCAGGGGATCGGGTTGGCGGTGGTCAAGGACATCATCGAAAGCTACAGCGCCAAGCTGACACTGGGGGATTCGCCGATGGGCGGGGCGGCGTTCCGGATTCATTTTTCGGTGGTTTGA